The following coding sequences are from one Nicotiana tomentosiformis chromosome 3, ASM39032v3, whole genome shotgun sequence window:
- the LOC104104853 gene encoding amino acid transporter AVT6E-like: protein MDSNYSAITKDSFVELQVKDDNFTENGHLKPNSPDDLEADDIDFDNLPLIFGENKSGSGIYGAVFNLTTTIIGAGIMALPATMKVLGLVLGIVLIFLMGILSEISVELLVRFSVQCKASSYGEVVQAALGKTAKILSEICIIVNNAGVLVVYLIIIGDVLSGSIRHIGVFDQWLGHGVWDHRKLVILIILVVFLAPLCAMDKIDSLSTSSAASVALAVVFVVVAFTIAFIKLVEGKIEAPRMTPDFGSKKAILDLLVVIPIMSNAYVCHFNVQPIYNELEGRSPQKMNRVSRITAVICVLVYASTAIAGYLLFGKDTESDILTNFDKDLGIRFSTALNYIVRVGYVFHLILVFPVIHFSLRQTVDALLFGGLAPLTESRKRCLALTAVLLALLYFGSTMIPNIWTAFKFTGATTAVSLGFTFPSLIALRLSKEGSGLSVREKIVSWFMLILAIIVSIVGVCGNIYSISSEGD from the coding sequence ATGGATAGTAACTATTCGGCTATTACCAAGGATTCTTTTGTTGAATTACAAGTGAAAGATGACAACTTTACCGAAAATGGACATTTAAAACCAAACTCCCCGGATGATCTTGAAGCTGATGACATTGATTTTGATAATTTACCACTTATTTTTGGTGAAAATAAATCTGGGTCTGGTATATATGGGGCAGTATTTAATCTCACAACTACTATTATTGGTGCTGGGATTATGGCTTTGCCTGCTACTATGAAAGTTTTGGGTTTAGTTCTTGGGATAGTTTTGATATTCTTGATGGGTATTTTGTCTGAGATTAGTGTTGAATTGCTTGTCCGGTTTTCGGTTCAATGTAAGGCTTCTTCTTATGGGGAGGTTGTTCAGGCTGCATTGGGTAAAACAGCTAAGATCTTGTCTGAGATTTGCATCATTGTGAATAATGCTGGTGTTTTGGTTGTTTACTTGATTATAATTGGCGATGTTCTGTCCGGTTCAATTCGGCATATTGGGGTTTTTGATCAATGGTTAGGTCATGGAGTGTGGGATCATAGGAAGTTAGTGATTTTGATCATATTGGTGGTTTTTCTTGCACCCCTTTGCGCGATGGACAAGATCGATTCATTGAGTACGTCTTCAGCTGCTTCTGTAGCTCTAGCAGTTGTCTTTGTTGTGGTTGCTTTCACTATAGCATTTATTAAGCTTGTCGAGGGGAAAATTGAAGCTCCAAGGATGACCCCTGATTTCGGGTCTAAGAAGGCAATCCTAGACCTGCTTGTGGTGATCCCTATAATGTCAAATGCATATGTTTGTCACTTCAATGTTCAGCCCATTTATAATGAGCTTGAAGGCCGCTCACCTCAGAAGATGAACCGTGTGAGCCGAATTACTGCTGTTATTTGCGTGTTGGTATATGCTTCTACGGCAATTGCTGGCTATTTACTTTTTGGAAAAGATACTGAATCTGATATACTCACCAATTTCGACAAGGACCTTGGAATTCGTTTCAGCACAGCATTGAACTACATTGTGCGTGTTGGCTATGTTTTCCATCTGATTCTCGTTTTCCCTGTTATTCATTTCTCCCTGAGGCAGACAGTGGATGCTTTGTTGTTTGGAGGATTAGCACCACTCACAGAAAGTAGGAAGAGGTGTCTGGCTTTGACTGCTGTTCTCTTGGCACTCTTATATTTTGGATCGACTATGATTCCTAACATCTGGACAGCTTTCAAATTTACAGGGGCCACAACTGCAGTCTCTTTAGGCTTTACGTTTCCATCTCTCATTGCTCTAAGGCTGAGCAAAGAAGGGAGCGGTTTGAGTGTGAGGGAAAAGATTGTGTCTTGGTTCATGTTGATATTGGCCATTATAGTTAGCATTGTTGGAGTGTGTGGCAATATTTATAGTATCAGTAGCGAGGGTGATTGA